A region of Arabidopsis thaliana chromosome 5, partial sequence DNA encodes the following proteins:
- a CDS encoding uncharacterized protein (unknown protein; Has 1807 Blast hits to 1807 proteins in 277 species: Archae - 0; Bacteria - 0; Metazoa - 736; Fungi - 347; Plants - 385; Viruses - 0; Other Eukaryotes - 339 (source: NCBI BLink).), translating to MRRREEKRREFHEALLQTLYPPSSPPSSPSYSPPPVEVVDNEPFDVSLINPEDYLKIDSSNHGEDKEIGDELGIAEKQSRAQRKRLRKKMLKEEAARRKKVIGPLLPTEMLQTHDERSVGDACGSNVEEEDSDGGEEEVDGSISNICSQLVRPNAQEKKEGLIGDNDKTRKVKKRRNAKKLAKESSKNIQDGSNAIPEIPN from the exons ATGCGACGGCGAGAAGAAAAGCGTCGAGAATTTCACGAAGCTCTTCTTCAAACACTGTATCCTCCTTCATCGccaccttcttctccttcctatTCTCCGCCTCCG GTGGAGGTTGTTGATAACGAACCATTCGATGTGTCACTCATAAACCCAG AGGATTACTTGAAAATCGATTCATCTAATCacggagaagacaaagaaatcGGAGACGAATTGGGGATTGCAGAGAAACAGAGTCGAGCGCAGAGAAAGAGGTTAAGGAAGAAGATGCTCAAAGAGGAAGCAGCTCGACGGAAGAAAGTCATCGGACCTTTACTTCCGACTGAAATGCTTCAGACCCATGATGAAAGAAGTGTCGGAGATGCTTGTGGGAgcaatgttgaagaagaagattctgacGGTGGCGAAGAAGAGGTTGATGGGAGCATTAGCAACATATGCTCACAACTTGTTCGACCAAATGCccaagagaagaaagaag gACTAATCGGTGACAATGATAAGACGAGAAAAgtcaagaagagaagaaatgcTAAGAAACTGGCCAAAGAGAGTTCTAAGAATATCCAGGATGGATCCAATGCAATCCCTGAAATTCCTAATTAG